AGTGCAAAGCGCTGGGAGTTGATCGTCTACCCCAGCCTGTTCGCCTTCATCATCCTTGCGGCCTACGGCTTCTATCTGGTCTTCAGTCTCGCCAAAGACGTCCATTATCTGGCCATCAGTGTAGACACCAACATGACGGTCCTGGCGAGCAACATGCAGTCGATCTCGGACAACATGGGTCAGATGAGTGCGAATGTGCGAACCATGGCGGTGAGCGTAGACTCGATGGCGCGTGACGTGAATACACTCGAGCCCATGCTCACGAGCATTCAGACCATGGATCGCTCGATGCAGGCGATGACCATGTCGACGTCCGCGATGCGCAGCGATGTGGCGGGCATGAATCAAAGCATCGGTCGCCCGATGCAGTTCATGAATTGGTTCATGCCTTGGTGATCGATCGCAATCCCTGCGCGGTTGCTTAGAGCCGCAACGGGTTGGAGTTGACGGTGCACCCGGGTCTCCCCGAATCCGTGCGTCTGATCGTCGCGATCTCCTCGCGCGCGCTCTTCGATCTGAGCGAGTCTCACCAGGTGTTCGAGACGCAGGGTGTCGATGCCTATCGCAACTTTCAGGTCGCCCACGAGAACGATATCCTCGAGCCCGGCGTTGCCTTCGCGCTCGCCAAAAAGCTCATGAGCCTCAATACGGCCCTCGGTGACCGCGGGCGCGTCGAGGTTATCCTGATTTCACGCAACAGCTCGGATACCGGGCTGCGCGTCCTGACCTCCGCCCATCACCACGGCCTGGATATCGCACGCGCCGCCTTTACGGGCGGGGCAAGTCCTTACCGTTATGTGTCCGCCTTCGGTGCGCATCTGTTTTTGTCCGCGGATCCGAGGGACGTTCGCTCGGCCTTGACTGCAGGGTGTGCCGCAGCGACCGTCCTGCCGGCAGCGTTTCCGGCGGATCCGGAGGAGGATGAGCAGGTTCGCATCGCGTTCGACGGCGATGCGGTGTTGTTCTCCGACGACGCGGAAAGACTCTTCCGTCGCGAGGGGCTCGAGGTCTTCAACGCGACCGAGCTGGCCTCCGCGCATGAGCCGCTACCCGGCGGACCTTTCAAAGGCTTGCTGGTCGCGATCCATCAACTTCAGGCACTCTTCCCGCCCGAAGCATCGCCCCTGCGCACGGCGCTCGTCACCTCGCGCGGCACGCCATCCCATGAGCGGGTGATCCGCACCTTGCGTGCTTGGGATATCCGCATCGACGAGGCACTTTTTCTCGGCGGGCTCGACAAGGGGCGCTTTCTCGCGGCCTTCGACGCGGACATCTTCTTCGATGATCAGCGTGTCCATTGCGATGCCGCGAGCCGTCATGTGGCAACCGGCCATGTTCCGCACGGTGTCGCCAATCCAGAGGGTGACCCGCCGATCCGAATGGCCGAGTCCGCAGATAACCCCGGCTGAACCGCGTCCGGACCGCCATGTTCGGTTTCGAGCGAGTTCAACGGTTCGTGCGCCCCGGCCTCTCGGCGGTGACGCGGTTTAGAATCTCATCTTGTTCAATTTCCTAAACTGCGCCGACTCCCACAGTGGCCGATCGCTCGAAGGCCGATCCAATCCTCCAAACATCGCATATCGTAACGGGCGCAGTTTAGGGCTGAATGTCGAGCGTCGGCGAAGGACGCTGCAGGAAATTGCCCTGGACATAATCGACCCCCGCCGTCCAGAGAACGGTGAGAGC
The sequence above is drawn from the Thiocapsa rosea genome and encodes:
- a CDS encoding 5'-nucleotidase, which produces MHPGLPESVRLIVAISSRALFDLSESHQVFETQGVDAYRNFQVAHENDILEPGVAFALAKKLMSLNTALGDRGRVEVILISRNSSDTGLRVLTSAHHHGLDIARAAFTGGASPYRYVSAFGAHLFLSADPRDVRSALTAGCAAATVLPAAFPADPEEDEQVRIAFDGDAVLFSDDAERLFRREGLEVFNATELASAHEPLPGGPFKGLLVAIHQLQALFPPEASPLRTALVTSRGTPSHERVIRTLRAWDIRIDEALFLGGLDKGRFLAAFDADIFFDDQRVHCDAASRHVATGHVPHGVANPEGDPPIRMAESADNPG